In Promicromonospora sp. Populi, one genomic interval encodes:
- a CDS encoding prolyl oligopeptidase family serine peptidase, whose translation MSESPQTPFHDLDHYVAVPRVTGLTASQDGTRLVATLQTLDAERTGYRTALWEVDPTGETPPRRLTRSAKGESSAVFTRTGDLLFTSARPDPDGKDGDERGPVLWLLPAGGGEARVIAAPPGGVSGTLTARDADTVSVAAGLLPSAQDLKQDAKLRKARKDQKVSAILHTGYPVRFWDHDLGPDQERRFAGDLAALADAPAVPLPAAPTPDGAAPGDPAPDAAPDQASAPGTHLDLRDLTGPGRHLDEHSADLSADGSTLVSSWSVSDPGAALRSHLVAIDTATGDRRVLVDDPDGDAGAPRISPDGAWVAYVTESISSPDEAPVVRLALVPTDGSAEPVVLADDWDRWPGRPTWLPDGSGLLVQADDDGRGPVFLLTFSAALPGGDVIVEKLTADDAVFSDLSVTPDGATVFALRTSYAAPAEPVRIGLAAFLASGAPGERTPVAADLLRSPVPAPALPGTLTEIETTTEDGTRVRAWLALPADVGPEAKAPLLLWIHGGPLGSWNAWSWRWNPWLMVAQGYAVLLPDPALSTGYGQEFIQRGWGAWGRAPFTDLMAITDAAEALPEIDETRTAAMGGSFGGYMANWVAGHTDRFRAVVTHASLWALDQFGPTTDAGFYWAREMTPEMALENSPHLSVGEIRTPMLVIHGDKDYRVPVGEGLRLWFELLTKSGLPASDDGETVHRFLYFPDENHWVLTPQNAKVWYQVISAFLAEQVLDEKPELPTTLG comes from the coding sequence GTGAGCGAATCCCCACAGACCCCGTTCCACGACCTCGACCACTACGTCGCCGTCCCGCGTGTCACCGGCCTCACGGCCAGCCAGGACGGCACCCGGCTCGTCGCCACCCTCCAGACGCTCGACGCCGAGCGCACCGGGTATCGCACCGCGCTGTGGGAGGTGGACCCGACGGGCGAGACCCCGCCCCGCCGCCTGACCCGCTCGGCGAAGGGCGAGTCGTCCGCCGTCTTCACCCGGACCGGCGACCTGCTCTTCACCTCCGCCCGGCCCGACCCGGACGGCAAGGACGGCGACGAGCGGGGGCCCGTCCTCTGGCTCCTGCCGGCGGGCGGCGGCGAGGCCCGCGTGATCGCGGCCCCGCCAGGCGGCGTCTCCGGCACGCTCACGGCGCGCGACGCCGACACGGTCAGCGTCGCCGCCGGCCTCCTGCCTTCCGCGCAGGACCTGAAGCAGGACGCCAAGCTGCGCAAGGCCCGCAAGGACCAGAAGGTGTCAGCGATCCTGCACACCGGCTACCCGGTCCGGTTCTGGGACCACGACCTCGGCCCGGACCAGGAGCGACGCTTCGCGGGCGACCTCGCGGCCCTCGCCGACGCCCCGGCGGTGCCGCTGCCAGCCGCTCCTACGCCGGACGGCGCGGCGCCGGGAGACCCGGCGCCGGACGCAGCACCGGACCAAGCCTCCGCCCCCGGCACGCACCTCGACCTGCGTGACCTCACCGGGCCCGGCCGGCACCTCGACGAGCACTCGGCGGACCTGTCCGCCGACGGCAGCACGCTCGTCAGCAGCTGGAGCGTCAGCGACCCCGGCGCGGCACTCCGGAGCCACCTGGTCGCCATCGACACCGCGACCGGCGACCGCCGGGTACTCGTCGACGACCCGGACGGCGATGCAGGCGCACCACGCATCTCGCCCGACGGCGCCTGGGTCGCCTACGTGACCGAGTCCATCTCGTCCCCGGACGAGGCCCCGGTGGTCCGCCTCGCCCTGGTCCCGACCGACGGCTCAGCCGAACCGGTGGTCCTCGCCGACGACTGGGACCGCTGGCCCGGCCGCCCCACCTGGCTCCCGGACGGCAGCGGCCTGCTGGTCCAGGCCGACGACGACGGCCGCGGCCCGGTCTTCCTGCTCACGTTCTCGGCGGCGCTCCCGGGCGGCGACGTGATCGTCGAGAAGCTGACCGCCGACGACGCGGTCTTCTCCGACCTCTCCGTCACTCCCGACGGCGCCACCGTCTTCGCACTGCGCACCTCCTACGCGGCGCCCGCCGAGCCGGTGCGGATCGGCCTCGCAGCCTTCCTCGCCTCGGGCGCACCGGGGGAGCGGACGCCGGTCGCCGCGGACCTCCTGCGCTCGCCGGTGCCGGCCCCGGCCCTGCCGGGCACCCTCACCGAGATCGAGACCACCACCGAGGACGGCACGCGCGTGCGCGCCTGGCTCGCGCTGCCTGCCGACGTCGGGCCGGAGGCCAAGGCCCCGCTCCTGCTGTGGATCCACGGCGGCCCGCTCGGCTCGTGGAACGCCTGGAGCTGGCGCTGGAACCCGTGGCTGATGGTGGCGCAGGGGTACGCCGTGCTGCTGCCGGACCCGGCGCTGTCGACCGGGTACGGCCAGGAGTTCATCCAGCGCGGCTGGGGCGCCTGGGGCAGGGCGCCGTTCACGGACCTCATGGCGATCACCGACGCCGCCGAGGCGCTGCCGGAGATCGACGAGACCCGTACGGCCGCGATGGGCGGCTCGTTCGGCGGCTACATGGCCAACTGGGTGGCCGGGCACACCGACCGGTTCCGGGCGGTGGTGACGCACGCGAGCCTGTGGGCGCTGGACCAGTTCGGCCCGACCACGGACGCGGGGTTCTACTGGGCGCGCGAGATGACGCCGGAGATGGCGCTGGAGAACAGCCCGCACCTGTCGGTGGGCGAGATCCGCACGCCGATGCTCGTGATCCACGGGGACAAGGACTACCGCGTGCCGGTCGGTGAAGGCCTGCGCCTGTGGTTCGAGCTGCTCACCAAGTCGGGCCTCCCGGCGTCGGACGACGGGGAGACCGTGCACCGGTTCCTGTACTTCCCGGACGAGAACCACTGGGTGCTCACGCCGCAGAACGCCAAGGTCTGGTACCAGGTGATCTCGGCGTTCCTCGCCGAGCAGGTGCTGGACGAGAAGCCGGAGCTGCCGACCACCCTCGGCTGA
- a CDS encoding cytochrome c oxidase assembly protein: MTPTDARNRTSRAARTSPASGPTSPSWLVGALPAAALVALAALFAAGTFSGAFTAFANFADPGVVVRWGMPVATVVTELAVAITVGALALAAWVLPRGPLVDRALGVAGVSAGLWTLAALVQLVLRFSWSTYLPLDAEGFGPALMEYVSTIPLGRTYLGIVIIAAVTAAVALLVRGSTGALCTLALPLVALGMQSSTGHAAGASSHDLAISALFLHLGGAALWIGGLGAIVFIGVRYAATADVIRRYSEIAFWCFVAVAVSGLVSAWIRIGSIDGLSTDYGILLVVKAVLLVVLGGLGYLHRSTVIARLSTGTSTRNAAIGLFWRLAAVEVGVMGAVSGVAVALGSTAPPVPDDEIVDATPAELVTGHPLPPEPTPLRWLTEFQWDVILAFACAAAVFVYVRWALRLRRRGDAWPVGRTISWCLGMVVLFWATNGGAAAYGHVLFSAHMVQHMVLAMVVPLFLVLAAPVTLLARAVPARKDDSRGPREWVLLLVHSAFGRFMANPVVAAVLFAGGMIVFYFTPLFELALTTYAGHLWMVAHFTLVGYLFANALIGVDPGPSRPSYPLRLVLLFATMAFHAFFGVTLTSGTALLVPDWFGLMGRPWGASAIEDQQTGGAVAWGIGELPTLLLAIGVAISWTRSDAREAKRTDRKAERDGDAELEAYNRMLAEKADQAAKRGEG; this comes from the coding sequence GTGACCCCGACCGACGCCCGGAACAGGACCAGCAGAGCCGCCCGGACCAGCCCCGCGAGCGGCCCCACGAGCCCGTCGTGGCTCGTCGGCGCCCTGCCAGCGGCGGCCCTCGTGGCGCTGGCCGCGCTCTTCGCGGCGGGCACGTTCTCCGGTGCCTTCACCGCGTTCGCCAACTTCGCCGACCCCGGCGTCGTCGTGCGGTGGGGCATGCCCGTCGCGACGGTGGTAACCGAGCTGGCAGTGGCGATCACCGTCGGCGCGCTCGCGCTGGCGGCCTGGGTGCTGCCCCGCGGGCCGCTGGTGGACCGCGCCCTCGGGGTCGCGGGGGTCTCCGCCGGCCTGTGGACCCTCGCGGCGCTCGTGCAGCTGGTGCTTCGGTTCTCATGGTCCACGTACCTGCCCCTGGACGCGGAGGGGTTCGGCCCGGCGCTCATGGAGTACGTCTCCACCATCCCCCTCGGGCGCACCTACCTGGGGATCGTGATCATCGCGGCCGTGACGGCCGCCGTCGCGCTCCTGGTCCGCGGGTCCACGGGTGCGCTGTGCACCCTCGCGCTGCCGCTGGTGGCGCTGGGCATGCAGTCCTCGACCGGCCACGCCGCCGGAGCCTCCAGCCACGACCTGGCTATCTCGGCCCTGTTCCTGCACCTCGGCGGCGCGGCCCTCTGGATCGGTGGGCTCGGCGCCATCGTCTTCATCGGCGTGCGGTACGCGGCGACCGCCGACGTGATCCGCCGCTACTCCGAGATCGCGTTCTGGTGCTTCGTCGCCGTCGCGGTCTCGGGCCTGGTCAGCGCCTGGATCCGGATCGGCTCGATCGACGGGCTCAGCACCGACTACGGGATCCTGCTCGTGGTGAAGGCGGTGCTGCTCGTTGTGCTCGGCGGGCTGGGCTACCTGCACCGCAGCACGGTCATCGCGCGGCTCTCCACCGGGACCAGCACCAGGAACGCCGCAATCGGGCTGTTCTGGCGGCTCGCCGCCGTGGAGGTCGGCGTGATGGGCGCGGTGTCGGGCGTGGCGGTAGCTCTCGGCTCTACGGCGCCTCCTGTGCCCGACGACGAGATCGTCGACGCCACCCCGGCCGAGCTCGTCACCGGCCACCCGCTGCCGCCCGAGCCCACGCCGCTGCGCTGGCTCACCGAGTTCCAGTGGGACGTCATCCTCGCGTTCGCCTGCGCGGCCGCCGTGTTCGTGTACGTGCGGTGGGCGCTGCGGCTACGCCGCCGCGGGGACGCCTGGCCCGTGGGCCGCACCATCTCCTGGTGCCTCGGCATGGTGGTGCTGTTCTGGGCCACCAACGGCGGCGCGGCCGCATACGGGCACGTCCTGTTCAGCGCCCACATGGTGCAGCACATGGTCCTGGCGATGGTGGTGCCGCTGTTCCTCGTGCTCGCCGCCCCGGTCACCCTGCTCGCCCGGGCCGTTCCCGCGCGCAAGGACGACTCGCGGGGCCCGCGCGAGTGGGTCCTGCTCCTGGTGCACTCCGCCTTCGGCCGGTTCATGGCCAACCCGGTGGTGGCCGCCGTCCTGTTCGCGGGCGGCATGATCGTCTTCTACTTCACGCCGCTGTTCGAGCTCGCGCTCACCACCTACGCCGGCCACCTGTGGATGGTCGCCCACTTCACGCTCGTCGGTTACCTCTTCGCGAACGCGCTGATCGGCGTCGACCCCGGGCCCTCCCGGCCCAGCTACCCGCTGCGGCTCGTGCTGCTGTTCGCCACGATGGCGTTCCATGCCTTCTTCGGCGTGACGCTGACCTCGGGCACCGCGCTGCTCGTGCCCGACTGGTTCGGGCTCATGGGCCGCCCCTGGGGGGCCAGCGCCATCGAGGACCAGCAGACGGGCGGCGCCGTCGCCTGGGGTATCGGCGAGCTGCCGACCCTGCTGCTCGCGATCGGCGTCGCCATCTCCTGGACCCGGTCCGACGCGCGCGAGGCCAAGCGCACCGACCGCAAGGCAGAGCGCGACGGCGACGCCGAGCTGGAGGCGTACAACAGGATGCTGGCCGAGAAGGCGGACCAGGCAGCCAAGCGCGGCGAGGGCTGA
- a CDS encoding WhiB family transcriptional regulator, whose translation MSGSSGRPHVDHDLSTPESGIPGTFRKNSVGLCTKPNPLALYYVVTSVDLANIITETDDSVPCSEQPELWFAEHPADLEEAKRACAVCPLKAQCLAGALDRREPWGVWGGEIVVDGTVRSRKRRRGRPRSIGGMRVA comes from the coding sequence GTGTCCGGGTCATCCGGTCGACCACACGTCGACCACGACCTGAGCACCCCAGAATCGGGCATTCCGGGAACGTTCAGGAAAAATTCGGTCGGATTATGCACCAAACCCAACCCTTTAGCCCTCTACTACGTTGTGACCAGTGTGGACCTCGCGAACATCATCACCGAGACCGATGACTCCGTACCGTGCTCGGAACAGCCCGAGCTCTGGTTCGCGGAACACCCCGCGGACCTCGAAGAAGCGAAACGCGCCTGTGCGGTCTGCCCGCTCAAGGCCCAGTGCCTGGCGGGCGCGCTCGACCGCCGCGAGCCCTGGGGCGTCTGGGGCGGAGAGATCGTCGTCGACGGCACGGTGCGCAGCCGCAAGCGTCGTCGCGGCCGGCCGCGCTCGATCGGGGGCATGCGCGTGGCGTGA